The following coding sequences lie in one Metopolophium dirhodum isolate CAU chromosome 5, ASM1992520v1, whole genome shotgun sequence genomic window:
- the LOC132945116 gene encoding translation initiation factor eIF-2B subunit gamma produces MQNWLEFQAVVMAAGKGSRIPEMTATKPKCLLPVGNKPMIYYPLKLLENAGFRDTKIIVTDNYASDIQEEVDHLGFQMNLSFVPIPSDEDWGTADSLRHISDYILTDVIVLSCDLITDVDLHQVLNIYRNNNASLVSLYFSPSQDEQCVFTVPGLKSKNKFEKDIIGYDSKTSRLLLMASASDYEETIPISSSLLNKCSNLKLCSKLLDSHMYIMKRWLVNYLVKDVNISTLKGELLPFVVKKQLSKHCKNIEPNEKCIEDEEDEKPDIFNISKESDIETKIRSMSCFGNTTNFEEMIKCYACVIDSNIGIRANTLYDYCRVNKIIQKLNMHLGEEKDKISPEAEILSNQFDKETCFVGPNTKIMEKTSIKSSTIGSRCTINSKTRITDCILMNGVTIEERCVLQNCIVCHDAVISAGCELKDCLISGSFKVPSGGKHYNEVLTAMDRLMEI; encoded by the exons ATGCAAAATTGGTTAGAATTCCAAGCAGTTGTCATGGCCGCCGGCAAAGGGTCCCGGATACCCGAGATGACGGCCACGAAACCAAAGTGTCTGCTGCCAGTCGGAAATAAGCCAATGATATACTATCCGCTTAAGCTGCTAGAGAACGCTGGGTTCAGAG atacaaaaataatagtaacagaTAACTATGCTAGTGATATACAAGAAGAAGTAGATCACCTTGGTTTTCAAATGAATTTGAGTTTTGTTCCAATTCCATCTGATGAAGATTGGGGTACAGCTGATTCTCTCCGACATATCTCTGATTATAtccta accgATGTCATCGTTCTTAGTTGTGATTTAATAACTGATGTTGATTTACACCAAGTCTTAAATATCTACAGAAATAATAATGCGTCCTTAGTATCTTTGTATTTTTCACCATCACAGGATGAACAATGTGTTTTTACTGTACCTGgccttaaatcaaaaaataagttTG aaaAAGATATTATTGGATACGATTCAAAAACGTCTAGACTATTATTAATGGCTTCAGCTTCAGATTATGAAGAAACTATTCCAATTAGTAGTTCATTGCTAAACAAGTGTTCAAATTTGAAACTTTGCTCAAAATTATTAGATTcccatatgtatattatgaaacGTTGGCTAGTTAACTATCTTGTAAAAGATgt taatatttcaaCCCTTAAAGGAGAGCTACTTCCATTTGTAGTGAAAAAACAACTATcaaaacattgtaaaaacattGAACCAAATGAAAAGTGTATTGAAGATGAAGAAGATGAAAAACCtgatatatttaacatatcAAAAGAATCTGATATTGAAACTAAAATTCGTTCAATGTCTTGTTTTGGTAATACAACTAACTTTGAAGAGATGATTAAATGTTATGCTTGTGTGATTGATTCGAATATTGGAATACGTGCAAACACTTTGTATGATTATTGTAgagtcaataaaatt ATTCAGAAGTTAAACATGCATTTAGGGGAAGAAAAAGATAAAATTTCACCTGAAGCTGAAATTTTATCAAATCAATTTGATAAGGAGACTTGTTTTGTTGGACCTAATACCAAGATAATGGAGAAAACTTCCATTAAAAGTAGCACTATTGGTTCAAGATGtacaattaattcaaaaactagAATAACTGATTGTATTTTAATGAATGGTGTAACCATTGAAGAGAG ATGTGTacttcaaaattgtatagtatGTCATGATGCTGTAATCAGTGCTGGCTGTGAACTTAAAGACTGTTTGATAAGCGGTAGTTTTAAGGTCCCATCTGGAG gaaAACATTATAATGAAGTACTCACGGCTATGGACAGGCTGAtggaaatttag